The sequence below is a genomic window from Silene latifolia isolate original U9 population chromosome 7, ASM4854445v1, whole genome shotgun sequence.
ATTGTGCACAATAGATTACAGGTTCGAAACATCACCCCCGTTTATTGTAATCCGACCAAGTACGCACTTCGttagacaaaaaaaaacaatcaatAGATTATCATAATAATTCTAATCTTAAGCACAAATGctcatatccgtcacaagcttgtgacggaaatACCCGTCACACGGAAGACTTACTTGGGATGAAAAGTAGATTACTAGAGGCGGAAGTTTCTCAACAAAGTAGCAGAGTGGACCAATTCTTACATAAGGACTAAGAAGTACTCATTATTTAAGACGGAAAGGTATTAATTGTTCATATGCAATGTACAACTTTGTCACTTTGGGTTTCCCATCGGCCATGCCGATCTCACATTACTCCTTTTTGGTACGGTCGGGTCACTCGTCCCAATTTTCGTTCTCAAAGAAATGGAAATAGTCTTGCATGGGACATAAATTCTTACAGAGGAGATTTTATAAAGAACAAAAAATACAGTAAATAATTTATTAGAAAATCGACCAATATAAATAAGCGAAGTCATCAATATACTTAAATCGACCAAAAAGAAGCTTTTAATTAATGATCGGTAAATGAGCGAAATCATGTAATTACTTAAATGAGATGATAATATgcagtaggtctcatgagatatcgtccacaaataggattatacatccaggtTGTCTGCAAGCGTGACAACCAAGTATAAATTGAGAACTAcatgtattctttttgagctaatttaaatttcatgtttttaatgtgtaaatgaatgaagtcaatactttctaataaagctcatattctttaatataaagctcggatactttgacacaaagctcaggttctacaccgtacaacatatacatctggttgtatagtccatgaattggatatcgtctcccactaatttagtgggagacataatagggaaaaaagaaaTTTAGTGGGTCCCTCAACCCATCATGCGAGAGGTCTCttaataacgctattgagagaccgtctctccgaaGTTGTTGTGATATGTTAAATAGATATAAAGTttcttttttttggtgttgaccaggagtatcccctaccgacagctagacaatctccttcggggtacttaaggcaatttaatgggttgacccctcccaagtttggctttttcattcgcaagagtcaggaatcaaacccttgaccacttgtttaagagatgagagcccttaccactcacaccagtcAACTTTGATAAACTTTCTCTTAATTAACATGGAGATGCGTGTGTTCGAAGACTTATGGTTTTATTTTTGAAGTGTAAACACTTTTGATCTTAATTAAGTTTCTAATTAGTACTTAGACCTTGTTTCTGCATTTGGTTATCTTATTATAACACAATTATTATCATGTTTCATGTATTTTTTTGGGTGACGAGGAAATTAATCCACAGTAATTGTGTTTGGTGCACACATTTGAGAAACTCTCAGGTATACGAGATAGCCTGTAAATAAACCACATATAGTACTAGGTAAGCCGCTACCTTTGCTTCTCTTAATTATTAAAGCTACTAGTTTGAGTGTACGAACTTCTCATACAACAGTGCATCTTGCTTCAGACcattggtctgaaataagacggacaacatgttatcatttgacagtaaaatatttgtatttttatgataacatgttaccattattttttccactattttcagggtaaaaagtgaCACCTCTAATAATACACAAAATAACATTTTGTAGATTCACTGCTTACATTCTCTTAAAAAATGACAACATTTTAtcggtcttatttcagacgggagaactgcccgtctgaaataagacttTGCGCTCATACAAATGTCTCTATATGATAGAATTGAAGAGCTAATCAAGCCTTAATTTGAGCTTTCGAAATGATAGAAAAAAACAACCACCAAAATCTAAAGATTGTAAATTTGCAAGGAACATTGTTGATTTatactcctataatcacattattTGAAACATccatttttaatttgttaatatTTATTACATTATGAACCCACATTTGCCATTAAAAATGTACGGAGTAATTTTCAACATAAATATAAATCAATACTAGAATTATCATTATAGTGAAAATcaaaatgcaggagttgagaggtcccgggttcgactaccaacTTGAACGATGATCATTTGGTCACTGCAGCCCCGAAGAGGGtgacttacatggtccatgtggtggtgcgggaatgcatgggcccggggaaTTCAACCCCCTTgttatccaaaaaaaaaaagaaaaaaaaaatgtaaccaCAACAATGGTATAGGCAGTGTTACAGCTTATGGTAACTGGTTTTTCAATAATGAACACATTTAACTGTAAAATGATTACAAAATctcgtcttattatttcagaccaaaaaggTCTGTCTGAAACAAGACGCATTGCATCAACTAAACGATCCCTTATACAGTACTCATCCGAATCAAGAACTCGGACAACATTTAGAATTATTTTTTTAAAGATTATTCAACATAAAGAAATAAATCATGGCCACCCTAGTTGCTCCCAAAAGTTGTCAAGACTCTCAAGACTTTCAGTCATTTCAATGTCAAATGCATTGTTGTTTCCTTCAATAGTAGCACCCCCTGAGTTAGAGCTATTATCATCAGTTGAAATTGTAGGGGTATTCATGTAATTTTGTGTAGTTTGAGTCCCACTTCCTTGTCCAACTTCAATTTGTTGAATATTATTATCAAAAATCATAGTAGTATCGTCTTGTGGTGCATGAACGTTGTTGTTTAGCAACggtgttgttgttgtcgtcgtcgtcgtcattCCTGGTGGTCGTCGATCAAATGCTCGAGCGCAACCCGAGGTTACGTAAACTCTGCATAAACTCAGCTCATGCCTCAACTGCAACAAATTAAACACAAATTAAATTATGTATTAATTATTATGTTAACACAAATATTTGTGCAAGACTGTTTTACAAATACTATACGGAGTATTACTGTAGAACAGTCTTACACGATACTTAACTCTTATGTTAATGGCCCTAAATGTCTGAATATCTCTTGTTTTGACTTTTaaaatctgaaaataccttaCATGACAAACATATGACTAGTAGtgtattaatttttttaattaaaattttgtATTTTATAGCTTGAAGGCTATTTAATCAATCATACTTTAATTTTTGTTTGTTAATTGTTTGGAATTTGGATGATTGAAAAATCCAAATTTAAAAGAAATGTTTGGAACTTCACCACGATTGATATACTATATCCTCTATACACATAATTCTTaatttttaaaatcgatttttctaaTGCGTTGCTTTAGCTTAAAATTAAAACCTATATAGAAAAGGAAAAGATTACCAACAATAATATTCACTAAATattttttgtaaatatttctttATATAGATTTTTTAAAATGTGCCCTAATGGCACTCGTTGAAAAATTGTGTCGCAATATGCGAGTACAATTTTAAGACGTAATACTCCGTAGTATTAAGACGTAATTAAGTACCTTTGGGACAAAAGAGCCAGATGATGAGTTAAAATTGTTGTCTTCTTGAATGATGGCTTTGTATTCATTCATCTTCCACTTAGTTTTCCTACCATTAGGAGCTTTACCTTTGTAAAACACCATGGTTTTCTTAACACCAATGGCTTTATTATTGGAGGAGTACACGATGCTAGGTGACCCGGTGGCCTTCCAATACCCGGTTGTGGTGGTTCGAGTTGGCCTCCCTCCTCTCGCTTCTCGCTCTTGTTGTGGCATGAAGAAGAACCATTGCTCTCTTTCCTTATGACTTAACTTGCTTGCTTGTTCTATTAATTCATAATATATAATTAGGAAATTATAGTGATATAATTAAAAACAACGTTTTATTAAAACAAagttaataaaataattttagtaaAACCGACAATCTTATACAGAGTAAAAAGTGTTGAAAAATCTCTTTTCTAACTCTTAATACAAAATTACTAATagtaaattttataataaaatttcaaatggagttaaataccaatagtataattattaaattctctaatattcttatctaaaaaaccgcgcatttgcgcgggatctatactagttagttgttaactagtatagatcccgtaCGAATGCGCGATTTTTTAGATAGGAATATTAAAGAAAATGCGAAGTAACAATTATAAACCCTaatatttaactcaatttgatatttaattgtaaaatttattattattaatgttttgtattaatcggtGGAAAAGTAAAGTTCGGTATAATCCAGTtgtagatataatataatgaaagcccaattacaaatataatataataaaagcCTAATTACATATATATGATATAAAGAAAGCCCAATTATAGCCAAATTCATTTATGCGGGAAAATTTGGAGATTTCTTATTCTTTCAGTAGAAgaggaattaataattaattaagatctATGTTGTTTACTTTAACTATGGAAAATAAGCCCTTTAAATGCAATGCATTATATTACAAAAACACATCGATTAACTCATGGCTATAATACAATGTGAGCTAGATTTCGATGCAGTTTTGATCCACCAAAAGGGCGAAGTTTAGTGGTTTAAACTTTTTGTGAAAATTCCAAGACTCCTTTAAGAGCAATCTCGTGGGAGTTATTTATGACTTGAAAATATATACTCTGTATGTATTTAAGTGATTTAAGTGAAAGCATACGTTTGTACTTTGCTAGTTTTGAAAAAATGAAGCTAGTAGTTACAttggccttttttttttttttaaaaaaaaaaaaaatttaacatttaaccTCAAACCCTACTATTTTGGCACCCAACATTTATTTATTTTGACTTTGGTTTTGAGGGTATTCTAATTTTTTAACGTGCGTTCTAAGAACACATATTAAGAACCCATATGAGAAAAGATAGATTTCTCAtaattatttcattaaaaatgGTTACTATTGTGTATATATATAAATTAAACCTGGAAGTTTGCATGGCTCGAAGTTGTAGATGTCGATGGTGGGGATAACTCGATCAACCTCGGGTTTATGAGAATTGAGTTTGTTGTGGAGGTAGAAGGAAATGAGCTCTTCCTCGGTCGGGTAGAACCGATAACCAGGTGGAAGTTGATGCTCCATTTCTATAAAAACAACTTAGTTTttttaaatatgttttaaaactctttattattattagctTGCTTGCTAGCAAATTAATATGTTTAAATGTAAGTAAGTAGTTGTTCAAATtgtatgttatatatatatacaatgataATTTGGGTAATAAATATGAAAAGTTTGGATAATTAAGCCATGATAATGAGTAGAAGAAGACGAAGATGTGTGGCCTGAAACTTCCACGCGGTTGTATGAAGTAGAAAAGGAGAGGGTGTTGTCTCTTGTCCTAACATCTTCAAATTACCAAGTTTCTTTGAACTAGTCAGCTCTcttattttttatttctttattcacAATCTCACATGCTACATAAACACTTAATTAAGTggtaaatgatttttcaaacttaATTAGAGGTATATAGTATATTGCGAATGCAGCCGTGTTAAAATTCATAAGTGAATTTTTTTATCGGTGTATTGATCATACTTGGTAAAGATGAAAGTGGGTCGTGGGTCGTGCCTCGTGCCTTGGAGAATGCGGTTCGTGTCTTATCGTGTCGGTGAATGAAATGACGGGTTAGGCACGACTCATAGCGTTTCATGACGTGCTTAGGCGCATATCTAAGCAATTCTTACTGATCCTACACTTCAACCTtatttctttgtattttatttggGTGTGCCGAAGCTAGAGGTGGACATTGGGCTGGGCTGGATCGGGCTGGTGCGGGCCAAGGGCGaaatttaaatttggttttttggTCGGGCCGACACGTACTATAGGGGCGGGCTAGGCGGTTGAGttacaattttttaaaaaaaaaaaaaaaacgaaaaaaaaccaACACTAGCACGACCAGTAGGGCTTTGTGCCAGACTTGCCATGTCTTGTGGCCACTGCCAAGCTAAATTAAGCCGTGTGACAGTGTTGGGCCGGGTCGGGCCGGGCTGGCCCGCTATGTTGTCCACCTCTAGCCGAAGCATATAGTGCCTAGGTATGCATAGTGTTATACCTAAGCTACGCACGGTCTTCTTTCTCAAACTTTAGCCGATGCACGACCCACGGTCAATGGCGTGTCGTACCAAATGGGTTATGGAGTATGCTGGAGCGTGTCTAGACCTGGTGAATGCGTCAACCGAGTCGGGTCGGGTTCAGGTCAAGCCAGCTCAGGTCGGTTCAATTATGGGTTTGTTGGATTCGGGTCGAGTCGAGTTATTTCGGGTTCGAGTTTTGAGTTTGGGTGTCCGGTCGGGTTCAGAACTCTATTATTCGGCTCGGTTCATTCGGGTCAGTTTTGTCAGGTATAGGTGTGACAGACTGACAGACTGCGTGTCCAGTTTCATCTCTACTACTTGGTTCAATTCGGACTAAACCGAACGgtatatgcaaaaaaaaaaagtgagatTTTTATTGCCCCACTGGTCCTACAGACCTGATTAAAATTTAGACTTATCATACTTTCTCATTTCATTGAATTCTATACGTTTGCTTTTTGGGCACTATTCATAAGTTGGGAGAATCTTCGATATAACTTCTAATATACTCTctctcatccaaaccaaaggtaataCTTCTTCAATATAATACTCCTCAGATATATTGGAGAAGTGTTatctttggtttggatgggaagGAGTATAGAATAAAAAATAGTCATGTGATCTTGTTTAAATTGTCATACCGAGTACATtgtgaatatcaaatttttataattttgattaatatgtaactaaacatatgaacaaaagaaaacgagCATTGATACACATGTATAAAACAAATTTATAAAATTAAATGGAATAAAGAAATATGatatacccaaaaaaaaaaaaaaaaaaaaaaaaaaaaaagataaaaagttTTTGTATGGTGAAAATCTCATGTATAACAGAGATAAAGGAGTACAAATTATGAAAACAATTAGTCTCACTTTAAATGGGTATATCTGTCAAAGATAACGGAGtacaaattatgaaaataattagTCTCACTTTAGACTTTAGACGGGTACATCTGTCTAAAgtgtagacgggtcaaatatgtcacCATTATATAATAAGACAAAGTGGTGACATCTCACTtgctgtttgtcttattatgaaagtggtgTGATATTTGACTCGTTTATAACTTTAGACGGATAATGTCTATTTAAAGTGAGAATTTATGTTATGAAAAACCGAGTGCAATGAGGATTACTTATTTTATTTCCCTTTCCTAGACACCCCTATACCAAACATCcttttaattgattaaaagcaaTATTAAATTTATGTTCTAAATTTAAGAAAAAAGCCAATTAATTTGAGAAAATTGATATAGGAGTACCACTTTTGcatcaaaaaaaaaacacttgTGAAATAGCTGTAAAAAAAAACAATGTGAAAATAGCTGTAAAATTTCCGATTTTTCCGGCGATCAAAAATGTGAAAAAAGCTGTGAAAAAAACAATGTGAAAATGTAGGAATAATCCCTAGAGTGTCTTATATTGCGAATGATGACGCCAGTGTTGCCTCATTGAGTCAATGAGACATTGAGTGATGCAATGGGTTACGTATTTTGCCTTCTCTACTatcttacaaccagttgtataataataTTGTACAACcacctcaaagttgttgagctattacacaaagttgttgagctattttacaagttattgagctattttacgaagttattaagtttaataattattctgttaagcacaataactttgtaccatagctcgataattttgttaataaagctcgacaactttataacaaagctcaactacattgaataagttgtatatacaaccagttgtataatacattaattgTAGTCTAATTAGTAATGACTCCTTTTATTCTCGGTATAAAAATAcgataatttttgtataaaaccGTTAACacaaatatttttataaaatcaaGTGATATTTTATGTTAGTTAACTTCATTTAAATAACTCCCACCAACAACTACTTTTCTATGATAATGGCATCacatttttcttataaaattttACAATTTTATGTAAAATCATTTTACATAAGATTTACTGTACTCATAAAATCAAACGTTTCTTAAGAAATTCACGTTTAAATTATGAGGTTTCCGCACTCTATAGTCTATATGATGTAGGAGTAATTTTATTCATAGCCTTAGTAGTAATGAATTGCGAATTTTAGGAGTTTAAAAGGGAATGAATTTGAGTTTGAACTAAATtaacatcccctatttactaattGAATAGGTGATCTCacaagttttccctccaaaaagtatCTTTTTTAATTAAGAAagttattgataatttaattttatTCACTAAATtaggaaattaataattataatgtattttattatatatttcttttcattaaaattaatcttcatcaatatatataattttcactaaatactaaactataatattttaattaaagtatacacaatataaaactataaaccattagttttgtggtataaaaaaaacttttaaaaaaaaaaatatatttaattacATTACTCAATTCACTttgattaattttcagttttaattttttttgctcgaaacatataaaactagaaaaatgaacaattaatgagataccactattattttacagttcaattttactcaattttcttgaatGATTTTACGGCTTTTTTTCTCATATTAATATATAACTAGTGTTGATCCCGTACAATTTGTACGGTTTCTTCTAGATAAGGGTTTTAGAGAGTTTCGCAATTATGGTTAATATAAGATCGATTATAAACGTTGACAATCCGCGTTAGTGTTGAAAAATACTTAAAACAAATTAATGATTATAATTATAAAAATTAAGATATGTGTATGTGAAATATCAAATTTTAATAGGCAAAAGATAACCAACGCCCCGGGGGCAGTGGTTAAGAGCCTTCCTTCTGACAAtatctttaattaattaattatctttcCTAAAATTAAGAAATAGCCAATTCCATCCTCCAATCAAAGGCAAGACAAACAAAATTATCGCCATTTACTGGGTTCGGTTTATAGTTAGAATATAATTCGGTATATTTTTTTCGGTCCGTTTTTTttaagaccattgcttttggtctgaaataagacgggtaacatgtcatcattttacaataaaatgttgttattttttgataacatgttaccattattgttcacatcattttcagggtaaaaaatgacacctctagtcataacattttgtgaattaattggttacattttctttaaaaatggcaacattttatccgtctgacaaataagaccaaaagtgtccgcctgaaacaagaatttgtgtatttTTTTATTTAAGGTGAAAGATTTTTATGCTACATAATTTTTCTATAGATTATTTCTATATAATAGCCAAATATAGAATGTCTGATTCCTTACTAAAATATTTGAGCGGGAAAAAGTTTAGAATTCCTTATTCTTTTACTAAAATATTTGAGCGGGAAAAAGTTTAGAAttccttattcttttagtttaagggggatgACGTGagatatgaattttttttttttttttttttgtacataAATATAAAAAATTCATGAGGTGTTAATTTATAGAGTTATGATTTAgtaatacaaaaataagaactctatAAATACAAGCTCGTTGCAGATGACTCAACAAGGGGTATAATATCCGACGGTTCAGATTGGCACCGTAAGGTGCAATGTGGTGATGGTCCTCAAGTGAATTTCTTCTCATGCACGTTGGGATATTCTCACACATGCGTAAAATTAGAGTGAGGAGATTAGTTTATACTACTCCtatcattcaactccactttacaagtttcttttatcacgtttgccGACGAAGCTTTTACACGATAAATATCATTAGctgcgtatttgcaaaaattataaaagttagatatttttaatgtactcttaatgacgaatcaaataagatcccacatgaacatattttcacttatgtatcgagagaaaattgaagttgaatgtccgcttgtgaatagtgcgcaaaatagaaagttgcaaagtggagttgaatggagggagtaatagacTACCCTTCCTATCACCAATTGGCTTTATAATAAAACCTCACTCGCTTGTGGGCCAATTCTCTTGCACCTACTTCTATAAGGATGACGGTGTGATGGCGTTTGGAGCGGTGGGGGAGGAGTTTAGTAGATGGCGGATTGTTTTGGATAGGGTAACGACGAGAAGGTGAAGATGGGTAGGAAGGATTCACCGGCGCTAGTTGTGGAGCTGTCTCGATCATGGCGGCGGGAGGGCGGCAATGTTGGGTTGTAAGTTTTTTTTCAAGGAAATCATTGTAAAGCGAGCAAAAAATCCAATTATCCAAACCGATCTAGCACTTcagatcggatatccgatccgtgATCTGCCCTAGTTAAACGCATCAGGAAAGGCTATCATGATGGCGGTGGGAGGGCGGCAATGTTGGGCTGGAAGTTTGTTTCGAGGAAATCAGTGCACTACAGTTAGACGCATCAAGAAAGACTTAATTAgaaactttttttttatttttgacaaTCTAAATTAGAAACTTGGTGCAACAACAAAAGGGGAAAAGTAGCAAATAAACCCCACACGTTTGCTCCTATGTGCATCTTGCCCCCATAACTTTTAGTAAGTGCAAATTAACCCCATAACTTTAATTATTGGTGCAATTTACCTCCTTTTAATTTGTTGGGCTGATATTTAATACTTTTCTTTTTTCCATTGATTTTccaattttataaaaaaattggTATATTAATTATGGACTAATCTACCCTTCCCAGTTCCCACACTTTACCCTTAGACCTTAACTGCTTAAAACTCAGATCAATTTTCTTCCTTCTCGGCTGTATACTACAGGTCCACTACTGCTCCTAACTAAAGGTGCTACAACAACCTCCACATATCTCCACCAGACCACCACTGATATAACCCTCCAATAGCAACCGTACACACTACCTCCTGGGCTCCTGACCACCCGTACTCGCACAGTCGCACTACACTGAGGCTATACGTAACACCCATGACCCATCCCCGTCGAATCCGACCCATCCATTCGAACAACATCCCCTTTTCTGAGGTTTTCAATGACAGGAAGGTGAATGGTGATTTATGTTGCTGGGTCGGTTTCAATTGGGATGAGAATGTGGTACTGTTGTCATCGGTAAAGAATGGCAATTTTCTTCGTGGTTGATGGTGATTTTGATCTTACCTCAGTTTGCAGTGATCAGCCGTAGGTGTTGTAGTGGTCGGAGCCTCGGAGGGAGGCATGTGGTGATGTGGTGATAAGAAGAGGGTAAAATTGAgttttaacaaataaataataaatatgtggtttaataatattaataaattatgacaatttaattttcatttttaaatAATACAAAATTTTTATTGTAGAATTGATTTGCACCATTTGGTAAACTTGTGGGGCTAATATGCACATGTTCAATGTCGTGGGGGTAATTTGCACGTAAGAGTAAACGTTTGGGGGTTATTTGCTACTTCCCCACAACAAAAGTAGTTAAAACAAGTTGGGGTCAAAGAAAAACAgatatcgccgtcacaaatgagaatttgtcaaGAATAATTATGTGAAGCACACTCTATTTCACACTACTTTAGAACTTTGGTTAACCAAGAACTTTGGTTCTACAGAAAACTTGAAAAATCACAGAATTTAGTGGTTACACTAAATCATCCATTATGTTAATGGGTAATGGTTGATGCCTTGAGATAAATAGTTCTTTGAATTGTATTTCTGCCATGACTTGGGTCAATTTTAGTCCAAAAGCATCCTAGTACAGAGTATTATTCAGTAAACACTCCATATCGACATATCGTAGTATGCCATTCGAACAGCTTCGTGTGCATCGAGCCACAGTCGAGTTGTAAAATCTGATTTTGATTAAATCAAAGGAGGCACAAGGAGTACAAATAAAGGAAAGGAGGATTTGAACCTGTGATTGTGATCTATTGTCCACAAACACCTCCACTTTAATCACCAGCACAGTAGCGTCGTAGCGTCGTAGTGTCGTAGATCAGGTCCAAAGTCCAAACACATTGTCATCCCATATATCTCTACCGTATATAGCCCGTCTCTTCACATCTACGTGGGTATTATCAAATTAAGAAAACAACATAAATACCAGaaacaaacaaaaatgaaattatGATGATAATCTAAATTAAGTAAACCcgaattaaattaaaaaaataaaaaaatagaaaaaaaggtCAGCTTAAATGGTTTGTTACTTATGTGGAAACATCCAAGGACAGGAGTCAAGCAAGGTCATGCTCACCTTGAAAGAGACCCAAAATTTTAGTTCCTGGACTATTTCTGCCTAATTTTGGTCCCTAACGTTAAGGAAAAGTAAGGACCAATTTATGCTTTTTGTCCCTTTATCTCTCTCGTACGCGGAGAGAACAAGTAAACCTGTGGAAAAGTTGTCAAATTTTCCAATAATTATTTGTAAAATCACCGGCATATCTATTAATAATAGTTATTCAGATAAGAATCAAATAATCCAATACCATACTCATTTTTTCCCGATTTGGACCGAGTCTTCTCATCATTAGCATCAACTTTTTCTGTTCAGCATATAGTTGAATAATCAAGGGTGGGGTTAAGTAGGGTCATGATCCAACAAAAAGAATGAAAATCAGTAAATTTTCAGTAAAAAGTAATCTCACAATCATTAAAAGATAGTCACCCCTATGTATTTTAACATTGCAGTAATTATATCTTTACAAAATCAGGATCACTGACTGTAAAAAAGTATGAGGTGTTAAGACGAGATTCAACGCCTATGGTTGAGACAACCCGAGGCAAGAGGCTTATTAGGTGAATGCCAACCAAAGTATATCTTCTCTACATACCTTTTTTTCCCTCTTTAACGATATAAAATAAGGCACAACATCAGTACGATACAGACTCATACAGCATGATACAGGGGGAGATAAGAATCACATAAACCATAGCCTCAGGCTCAAATTTTCCCAATTTAGACGG
It includes:
- the LOC141590867 gene encoding NAC domain-containing protein 90; amino-acid sequence: MEHQLPPGYRFYPTEEELISFYLHNKLNSHKPEVDRVIPTIDIYNFEPCKLPEQASKLSHKEREQWFFFMPQQEREARGGRPTRTTTTGYWKATGSPSIVYSSNNKAIGVKKTMVFYKGKAPNGRKTKWKMNEYKAIIQEDNNFNSSSGSFVPKLRHELSLCRVYVTSGCARAFDRRPPGMTTTTTTTTPLLNNNVHAPQDDTTMIFDNNIQQIEVGQGSGTQTTQNYMNTPTISTDDNSSNSGGATIEGNNNAFDIEMTESLESLDNFWEQLGWP